CGCCCCCGAGTCCCTGGAAGGGCATTCGCTCCTCCCACTCTTTCGCGGCGAATCCGAATCGGTCCGGGAAATGGTGTTCTCCGAGCGGAACTGGCACGACAACTGGGATCCCGTGCGCTGTGTCGTAACAGACCGCTACAAACTCATTCAGAACTACCGCCTCGACGTGGGCTGTATCCCGAGCCTCGACCTGTTGCGCTCGCCGAGCTTCCAGTCCATCAGGGAACTCGCAAAACAGGACCTGCTCGATGGCCCGCTCCGCTGGTACCACGCAACCTCGCGGCCTCCCGTGGAGCTGTACGACCTGGAGGCGGATCCAGGCGAGTGGAACAACCTGGCGGGTCAACCCGAGCAACGGGAACGCGTGGAAGCGCTGCAAAAGGCCCTGGGGAATTGGATGAATGAAACCGGAGACTTCCTGCCGCCACCGGCCGCGGCCTACGGCAGGGATCGCGCTGAAACGCTCAATGGGGACGCAATCTGGTGGGAATAGTCGATTAACAACGGCGCAAAGGGAACCACGCCATGAACGACAAGAAACGCAGCAAGAAAGAGAAGAAGCACGAAAAGAAGCGCGAAAGGGAGGAACAGCCCGGCCCCGAACTCAAGTCCATCTCGAATAAGGACTACGAAAAGGCGCTCGGCAAGCTCCAGGTCGAACTGGTCAAACTCCAGGAATGGATCAGGGCGAGCGGACTGAAAGTCGTCGTAATCTTCGAGGGCCGCGACGCCGCCGGCAAGGGCGGCGCCATCAAGCGCATCACCGAATGCCTCAATCCCCGTGTCTGCCGCGTGGTCGCCCTGGGCACGCCCACCGAGCGCGAAAAAAGCCAGTGGTATTTTCAGCGCTACGTCCCCCACCTCCCCGCCGCCGGCGAAATGGTCCTCTTCGACCGCAGCTGGTACAACCGCGCCGGCGTCGAACGGGTCATGGGCTTCTGCACCGACGAGGAGCTACACGAGTTCTTCCGCACCTGCCCCGAATTCGAGCGCATGCTGATCCGCTCGGGGATCATCCTGATCAAGTACTGGTTCTCGGTCAGCGACGAAATCCAGGAGGAGCGATTCCGCGC
The Candidatus Hydrogenedentota bacterium genome window above contains:
- the ppk2 gene encoding polyphosphate kinase 2 produces the protein MNDKKRSKKEKKHEKKREREEQPGPELKSISNKDYEKALGKLQVELVKLQEWIRASGLKVVVIFEGRDAAGKGGAIKRITECLNPRVCRVVALGTPTEREKSQWYFQRYVPHLPAAGEMVLFDRSWYNRAGVERVMGFCTDEELHEFFRTCPEFERMLIRSGIILIKYWFSVSDEIQEERFRARLTDPTKRWKLSPMDLASLKKWVEYSKAKDDMFNHTDIKQAPWFVVNADVKKRARLNCIAHLLGQIPYEDLTPEAIELPERVIDTSYVRPPISDQTFVPEVY